Proteins encoded within one genomic window of Balaenoptera ricei isolate mBalRic1 chromosome 10, mBalRic1.hap2, whole genome shotgun sequence:
- the NCKAP5L gene encoding nck-associated protein 5-like isoform X3 → MSVPAWVRRQRQPAGASLTCPQGLMSEAMDQPAGSPGNPKPGEGGEGSVEPGTCQELLHRLRELEAENSALAQANENQRETYERCLDEVANHVVQALLNQKDLREECIKLKKRVFDLERQNQMLSALFQQKLQLTAGSLPQIPLAPLQLPSEPPATPSLSSAEGPATSLPLGRCTGQREVCWEQQLRPGGPGPPATPPPALEALSPFLRKKAQILEVLRALEETDPLLLCSPATPWPPPGEGSGSPEPINGELCGPPQPEPSPWAPCLLLGPGSLGGLLHWERLLGGPGEEDSAGRPWGPSRGSPQAQGTGSGPPCAPGSSSSSSSDEAGDPSEAPSPDTLLGALARKQLNLGQLLEDTESYLQAFLAGAACPLGGDQPGPRQPSSPDQGPPQLSKSKGLPKSAWGAGTPEAHRPGFGATSEGQGPLPFLSVFMGAGDAPLGSRSGHPHSSSQVKSKLQIGPPSPGEAQGPLLPSPARGLKFLKLPPASEKVPSPGGPQLSPQLPRNSRIPCRNSGSDGSPSPLPARRGLGGGELSPEGAQGLPTSPSPCPTTPDSAQLRPPQPALSTTLSPGPVVSPCYENILDLSRSTYRGPSPEPPPSPLQVPTYPQLTLEVPRAPEVLRSPGVPSSPCHPESCPYESAQEKSLDKAGSESPHPGRRTPGSSSKKPGQGPARRHGDPGYTPLRDRLAALGKLKTGPEGPQGPEKNGVPARPGTEKARGGGKSGESTGDTAPSASRPPEQPEAKGALRGAVALGTSSLKQQESGLLGDPGSRVYSSHSMGARVDLEPVSPRSCLTKVELAKSRLAGALCPQVPRTPAKVPTSAPSLGKPNKSPHGSPTKLPSKSPTKVVPRPVAPPATKEPPRPDKGKGPPWADCGGTTAQPTPPAPGPADPGPGPEGRAPHSAIEEKVMKGIEENMLRLQGQERAPGTEAKHRNTSSIASWFGLKKSKLPALNRRTEAAKGKEGAGGGSPLRKEVKIEARKLEAESLNISKLMAKAEDLRRALEEEKAYLSSRARPRPGGPAPGPSAGLGQVQGQLAGMYQGADTFMQQLLNRVDGKELPPKSWREPKPEYGDFQPVSSDPKNPWPACGPRNGLVGPLQGCGKPPGKPSSEPGRREEMPSEDSLAEPVPTSHFTACGSLTRTLDSGIGTFPPPDHGSSGTPSKNLPKTKPPRLEPPAGVPPARPPPLTKVPRRAHTLEREVPGIEELLVSGRHPSMPAFPALLTAAPGHRGHQTCPHDPCEDPGPPAPVQLAKNWTFPNARAASGSSDPFLCPPRQLEGLPRTPMALPVDVDGKRSLEPSRPAPAPQGPAFGGSRTPSTSDVGEEGRVASGGPPGLETSESLSDSLYDSLSSCGSQG, encoded by the exons ATGAGTGTGCCAGCCTGGGTGAGAAGGCAGAGACAG CCTGCCGGGGCTTCTCTCACTTGTCCCCAGGGCCTGATGTCGGAGGCCATGGACCAGCCGGCCGGGAGCCCTGGAAACCCGAAGCCAGGAGAGGGTGGTGAGGGCAGCGTGGAGCCGGGCACCTGCCAGGAGCTCCTGCACCGGCTGCGGGAGCTGGAG GCAGAGAACTCGGCACTCGCCCAGGCCAATGAAAACCAGCGGGAGACCTACGAGCGCTGTCTGGACGAG GTTGCCAACCATGTGGTGCAGGCGCTGCTGAACCAAAAG GACCTGAGGGAGGAGTGCATCAAGCTGAAGAAGAGGGTATTTGACCTGGAACGGCAGAACCAGATGCTGAGCGCcctgtttcagcagaaacttcagCTCACAGCAGGCTCCCTCCCTCAG ATCCCACTCGCCCCACTCCAGCTGCCTTCAGAGCCACCAGCCACCCCCTCCCTGAGCTCCGCTGAGGGACCGGCCACCTCGCTGCCTCTGGGGCGCTGTACTGGGCAGAGAGAG GTGTGTTGGGAGCAGCAGCTGCGGCCAGGAGGCCCAGGACCCccggccaccccacccccagcgctGGAGGCCCTATCCCCGTTCCTTCGAAAGAAAGCCCAGATCCTGGAGGTGCTGAGAGCCTTGGAAGAGACTGACCCCTTGCTTCTGTGCTCACCTGCCACCCCCTGGCCGCCTCCAGGCGAGGGTTCCGGCTCCCCAGAGCCCATCAATGGCGAGCTATGTGGCCCACCTCAGCCTGAACCCTctccctgggccccctgcctgcTACTAGGTCCTGGTAGCCTGGGAGGCCTGCTGCACTGGGAGCGCCTCTTAGGGGGCCCAGGGGAGGAAGACAGTGCTGGGCGGCCCTGGGGCCCTAGTAGGGGCTCCCCACAGGCCCAGGGCACCGGTTCCGGGCCACCCTGTGCCCCAGGcagcagctcctcctcctcttctgatgAGGCAGGTGACCCCAGCGAGGCACCCAGCCCTGACACCCTGCTCGGGGCCCTGGCCCGCAAACAGTTGAACCTGGGCCAGCTCCTTGAGGACACAGAGTCTTACCTACAGGCCTTCTTGGCCGGGGCTGCTTGCCCACTCGGCGGGGACCAGCCGGGTCCCAGGCAGCCATCCTCCCCAGACCAGGGGCCCCCACAGctgtccaagtccaaaggcctccCCAAGTCAGCTTGGGGAGCGGGTACCCCGGAGGCCCACAGGCCGGGCTTTGGTGCTACCTCAGAGGGCCAGgggcccctccccttcctcagcGTGTTCATGGGTGCAGGGGATGCCCCCCTGGGCTCACGGTCTGGCCACCCCCACTCCTCATCTCAGGTGAAAAGCAAGCTCCAAATTGGCCCCCCTTCTCCCGGGGAAGCCCAAGGACCCCTTCTGCCCTCTCCAGCCAGAGGTCTCAAGTTTCTAAAGCTGCCTCCAGCCTCAGAGAAGGTACCCAGCCCAGGGGGCCCCCAGCTCAGCCCCCAGCTCCCCCGGAACTCCCGAATCCCCTGTCGGAACAGTGGCTCAGACGGCAGCCCCTCCCCGCTGCCGGCCCGCAGGGGTCTGGGCGGAGGAGAGCTGTCCCCAGAGGGGGCGCAGGGCCTGCCCACCAGCCCGTCACCCTGCCCCACAACCCCAGATTCTGCACAGCTCAGACCTCCCCAGCCAGCCTTGTCCACTACGCTTTCCCCGGGACCAGTGGTGTCTCCTTGCTACGAGAACATTCTGGACCTTTCCCGGAGCACCTATAGGGGGCCTTCCCCAGAGCCACCTCCATCCCCGCTGCAGGTGCCCACCTACCCACAACTAACTCTGGAGGTGCCACGGGCCCCTGAGGTCCTCAGAAGCCCTGGAGTCCCCTCCAGCCCGTGCCACCCAGAATCCTGCCCCTATGAGAGTGCCCAGGAGAAGAGTTTGGACAAGGCAGGCTCGGAGTCTCCCCACCCTGGCCGCAGGACCCCAGGCAGCTCGTCCAAGAAACCTGGCCAAGGGCCGGCCCGGCGACATGGGGATCCTGGCTACACACCTCTGCGCGACAGACTAGCAGCCCTGGGGAAACTGAAGACTGGCCCCGAGGGGCCCCAGGGCCCAGAAAAGAATGGGGTGCCAGCTAGGCCTGGCACCGAGAAGGCCCGGGGAGGAGGGAAGTCAGGGGAGAGCACTGGAGACACAGCGCCTTCTGCCTCCAGGCCCCCTGAGCAGCCAGAAGCCAAGGGGGCCCTGCGGGGGGCCGTGGCCTTAGGCACAAGCAGCCTGAAGCAACAGGAATCTGGGCTCCTGGGGGACCCTGGGTCCCGAGTCTACTCTTCCCACTCCATGGGGGCCCGGGTGGACCTGGAGCCTGTCTCACCAAGGAGCTGCCTCACCAAAGTGGAGCTGGCCAAGAGCCGGCTGGCAGGGGCCCTGTGCCCCCAGGTACCCCGCACCCCTGCCAAAGTGCCAACCTCAGCCCCCAGCCTCGGCAAGCCCAATAAGAGTCCCCACGGCAGCCCGACAAAGCTGCCTTCTAAGTCGCCCACCAAGGTGGTGCCCCGACCTGTGGCCCCACCAGCCACCAAGGAGCCCCCCAGGCCTGACAAGGGGAAGGGCCCACCCTGGGCAGACTGCGGCGGCACTACGGCCCAGCCCACACCCCCAGCGCCTGGCCCTGCCgacccaggcccaggccctgagGGGCGGGCCCCACACTCGGCCATTGAGGAGAAGGTGATGAAGGGCATCGAGGAGAACATGCTGCGGCTCCAGGGCCAGGAGCGGGCCCCCGGCACCGAGGCCAAGCACCGCAACACTAGCAGCATCGCCAGCTGGTTCGGCCTTAAGAAGAGCAAGCTGCCAGCACTGAACCGCCGCACAGAGGCCGCCAAGGGCAAGGAAGGGGCTGGCGGGGGCTCCCCGCTCCGGAAGGAGGTCAAGATTGAAGCCCGGAAGCTGGAGGCTGAGAGCCTCAACATCTCCAAGCTGATGGCTAAGGCAGAAGACCTGCGCCGGGCATTGGAGGAGGAGAAGGCCTACCTGAGCAGCAGGGCCCGGCCACGGCCCGGGGGACCAGCGCCGGGGCCCAGTGCAGGCCTGGGGCAGGTGCAGGGCCAGCTGGCCGGCATGTACCAGGGTGCGGACACCTTCATGCAGCAGCTGCTCAACAG GGTGGATGGCAAGGAACTGCCCCCCAAGAGCTGGCGGGAGCCCAAACCTGAGTATGGTGATTTCCAGCCAGTGTCCTCTGACCCCAAGAACCCCTGGCCGGCCTGTGGGCCCCGAAATGGCCTGGTGGGCCCTCTTCAGGGCTGTGGGAAACCTCCTGGGAAG CCAAGCAGCGAGCCGGGGAGGCGGGAAGAGATGCCCTCAGAGGACAGTCTGGCTGAGCCAGTGCCCACCTCACATTTCACAG cctgtggCTCTTTGACTCGAACTCTGGACAGTGGCATTGGGACCTTCCCGCCCCCAGACCATGGCAGCAGTGGGACCCCCAGTAAGAATCTTCCCAAGACCAAGCCACCACGGCTGGAGCCCCCGGCCGGGGTGCCCCCAGCTCGGCCCCCACCCCTTACCAAAGTCCCCCGCCGTGCCCACACACTGGAGCGTGAGGTGCCTGGCATAGAGGAGCTGCTGGTGAGCGGGCGGCACCCCAGCATGCCGGCCTTCCCCGCCCTGCTCACCGCTGCTCCGGGCCACCGGGGCCATCAGACCTGTCCCCACG ATCCTTGTGAAGACCCTGGCCCTCCTGCTCCTGTCCAGCTGGCCAAGAACTGGACCTTCCCCAACGCGAGGGCAGCCAGCGGCTCCTCTGACCCTTTCCTATGCCCGCCCCGACAACTGGAGGGGCTGCCCAGGACCCCCATG gccctgcccgtGGACGTGGACGGAAAGCGGAGCCTGGAGCCCAGCCGCCCAGCCCCTGCGCCCCAGGGCCCAGCGTTTGGGGGTAGCCGCACCCCCAGCACATCGGACGTGGGCGAGGAAGGGAGAGTGGCCAGTGGGGGTCCCCCGGGGCTGGAGACCTCAGAGTCTCTCAGTGACTCACTGTATGACTCGCTGTCCTCCTGCGGGAGTCAGGGCTGA
- the NCKAP5L gene encoding nck-associated protein 5-like isoform X5 produces the protein MSVPAWVRRQRQPAGASLTCPQGLMSEAMDQPAGSPGNPKPGEGGEGSVEPGTCQELLHRLRELEAENSALAQANENQRETYERCLDEVANHVVQALLNQKDLREECIKLKKRVFDLERQNQMLSALFQQKLQLTAGSLPQIPLAPLQLPSEPPATPSLSSAEGPATSLPLGRCTGQREVCWEQQLRPGGPGPPATPPPALEALSPFLRKKAQILEVLRALEETDPLLLCSPATPWPPPGEGSGSPEPINGELCGPPQPEPSPWAPCLLLGPGSLGGLLHWERLLGGPGEEDSAGRPWGPSRGSPQAQGTGSGPPCAPGSSSSSSSDEAGDPSEAPSPDTLLGALARKQLNLGQLLEDTESYLQAFLAGAACPLGGDQPGPRQPSSPDQGPPQLSKSKGLPKSAWGAGTPEAHRPGFGATSEGQGPLPFLSVFMGAGDAPLGSRSGHPHSSSQVKSKLQIGPPSPGEAQGPLLPSPARGLKFLKLPPASEKVPSPGGPQLSPQLPRNSRIPCRNSGSDGSPSPLPARRGLGGGELSPEGAQGLPTSPSPCPTTPDSAQLRPPQPALSTTLSPGPVVSPCYENILDLSRSTYRGPSPEPPPSPLQVPTYPQLTLEVPRAPEVLRSPGVPSSPCHPESCPYESAQEKSLDKAGSESPHPGRRTPGSSSKKPGQGPARRHGDPGYTPLRDRLAALGKLKTGPEGPQGPEKNGVPARPGTEKARGGGKSGESTGDTAPSASRPPEQPEAKGALRGAVALGTSSLKQQESGLLGDPGSRVYSSHSMGARVDLEPVSPRSCLTKVELAKSRLAGALCPQVPRTPAKVPTSAPSLGKPNKSPHGSPTKLPSKSPTKVVPRPVAPPATKEPPRPDKGKGPPWADCGGTTAQPTPPAPGPADPGPGPEGRAPHSAIEEKVMKGIEENMLRLQGQERAPGTEAKHRNTSSIASWFGLKKSKLPALNRRTEAAKGKEGAGGGSPLRKEVKIEARKLEAESLNISKLMAKAEDLRRALEEEKAYLSSRARPRPGGPAPGPSAGLGQVQGQLAGMYQGADTFMQQLLNRVDGKELPPKSWREPKPEYGDFQPVSSDPKNPWPACGPRNGLVGPLQGCGKPPGKPSSEPGRREEMPSEDSLAEPVPTSHFTACGSLTRTLDSGIGTFPPPDHGSSGTPNPCEDPGPPAPVQLAKNWTFPNARAASGSSDPFLCPPRQLEGLPRTPMALPVDVDGKRSLEPSRPAPAPQGPAFGGSRTPSTSDVGEEGRVASGGPPGLETSESLSDSLYDSLSSCGSQG, from the exons ATGAGTGTGCCAGCCTGGGTGAGAAGGCAGAGACAG CCTGCCGGGGCTTCTCTCACTTGTCCCCAGGGCCTGATGTCGGAGGCCATGGACCAGCCGGCCGGGAGCCCTGGAAACCCGAAGCCAGGAGAGGGTGGTGAGGGCAGCGTGGAGCCGGGCACCTGCCAGGAGCTCCTGCACCGGCTGCGGGAGCTGGAG GCAGAGAACTCGGCACTCGCCCAGGCCAATGAAAACCAGCGGGAGACCTACGAGCGCTGTCTGGACGAG GTTGCCAACCATGTGGTGCAGGCGCTGCTGAACCAAAAG GACCTGAGGGAGGAGTGCATCAAGCTGAAGAAGAGGGTATTTGACCTGGAACGGCAGAACCAGATGCTGAGCGCcctgtttcagcagaaacttcagCTCACAGCAGGCTCCCTCCCTCAG ATCCCACTCGCCCCACTCCAGCTGCCTTCAGAGCCACCAGCCACCCCCTCCCTGAGCTCCGCTGAGGGACCGGCCACCTCGCTGCCTCTGGGGCGCTGTACTGGGCAGAGAGAG GTGTGTTGGGAGCAGCAGCTGCGGCCAGGAGGCCCAGGACCCccggccaccccacccccagcgctGGAGGCCCTATCCCCGTTCCTTCGAAAGAAAGCCCAGATCCTGGAGGTGCTGAGAGCCTTGGAAGAGACTGACCCCTTGCTTCTGTGCTCACCTGCCACCCCCTGGCCGCCTCCAGGCGAGGGTTCCGGCTCCCCAGAGCCCATCAATGGCGAGCTATGTGGCCCACCTCAGCCTGAACCCTctccctgggccccctgcctgcTACTAGGTCCTGGTAGCCTGGGAGGCCTGCTGCACTGGGAGCGCCTCTTAGGGGGCCCAGGGGAGGAAGACAGTGCTGGGCGGCCCTGGGGCCCTAGTAGGGGCTCCCCACAGGCCCAGGGCACCGGTTCCGGGCCACCCTGTGCCCCAGGcagcagctcctcctcctcttctgatgAGGCAGGTGACCCCAGCGAGGCACCCAGCCCTGACACCCTGCTCGGGGCCCTGGCCCGCAAACAGTTGAACCTGGGCCAGCTCCTTGAGGACACAGAGTCTTACCTACAGGCCTTCTTGGCCGGGGCTGCTTGCCCACTCGGCGGGGACCAGCCGGGTCCCAGGCAGCCATCCTCCCCAGACCAGGGGCCCCCACAGctgtccaagtccaaaggcctccCCAAGTCAGCTTGGGGAGCGGGTACCCCGGAGGCCCACAGGCCGGGCTTTGGTGCTACCTCAGAGGGCCAGgggcccctccccttcctcagcGTGTTCATGGGTGCAGGGGATGCCCCCCTGGGCTCACGGTCTGGCCACCCCCACTCCTCATCTCAGGTGAAAAGCAAGCTCCAAATTGGCCCCCCTTCTCCCGGGGAAGCCCAAGGACCCCTTCTGCCCTCTCCAGCCAGAGGTCTCAAGTTTCTAAAGCTGCCTCCAGCCTCAGAGAAGGTACCCAGCCCAGGGGGCCCCCAGCTCAGCCCCCAGCTCCCCCGGAACTCCCGAATCCCCTGTCGGAACAGTGGCTCAGACGGCAGCCCCTCCCCGCTGCCGGCCCGCAGGGGTCTGGGCGGAGGAGAGCTGTCCCCAGAGGGGGCGCAGGGCCTGCCCACCAGCCCGTCACCCTGCCCCACAACCCCAGATTCTGCACAGCTCAGACCTCCCCAGCCAGCCTTGTCCACTACGCTTTCCCCGGGACCAGTGGTGTCTCCTTGCTACGAGAACATTCTGGACCTTTCCCGGAGCACCTATAGGGGGCCTTCCCCAGAGCCACCTCCATCCCCGCTGCAGGTGCCCACCTACCCACAACTAACTCTGGAGGTGCCACGGGCCCCTGAGGTCCTCAGAAGCCCTGGAGTCCCCTCCAGCCCGTGCCACCCAGAATCCTGCCCCTATGAGAGTGCCCAGGAGAAGAGTTTGGACAAGGCAGGCTCGGAGTCTCCCCACCCTGGCCGCAGGACCCCAGGCAGCTCGTCCAAGAAACCTGGCCAAGGGCCGGCCCGGCGACATGGGGATCCTGGCTACACACCTCTGCGCGACAGACTAGCAGCCCTGGGGAAACTGAAGACTGGCCCCGAGGGGCCCCAGGGCCCAGAAAAGAATGGGGTGCCAGCTAGGCCTGGCACCGAGAAGGCCCGGGGAGGAGGGAAGTCAGGGGAGAGCACTGGAGACACAGCGCCTTCTGCCTCCAGGCCCCCTGAGCAGCCAGAAGCCAAGGGGGCCCTGCGGGGGGCCGTGGCCTTAGGCACAAGCAGCCTGAAGCAACAGGAATCTGGGCTCCTGGGGGACCCTGGGTCCCGAGTCTACTCTTCCCACTCCATGGGGGCCCGGGTGGACCTGGAGCCTGTCTCACCAAGGAGCTGCCTCACCAAAGTGGAGCTGGCCAAGAGCCGGCTGGCAGGGGCCCTGTGCCCCCAGGTACCCCGCACCCCTGCCAAAGTGCCAACCTCAGCCCCCAGCCTCGGCAAGCCCAATAAGAGTCCCCACGGCAGCCCGACAAAGCTGCCTTCTAAGTCGCCCACCAAGGTGGTGCCCCGACCTGTGGCCCCACCAGCCACCAAGGAGCCCCCCAGGCCTGACAAGGGGAAGGGCCCACCCTGGGCAGACTGCGGCGGCACTACGGCCCAGCCCACACCCCCAGCGCCTGGCCCTGCCgacccaggcccaggccctgagGGGCGGGCCCCACACTCGGCCATTGAGGAGAAGGTGATGAAGGGCATCGAGGAGAACATGCTGCGGCTCCAGGGCCAGGAGCGGGCCCCCGGCACCGAGGCCAAGCACCGCAACACTAGCAGCATCGCCAGCTGGTTCGGCCTTAAGAAGAGCAAGCTGCCAGCACTGAACCGCCGCACAGAGGCCGCCAAGGGCAAGGAAGGGGCTGGCGGGGGCTCCCCGCTCCGGAAGGAGGTCAAGATTGAAGCCCGGAAGCTGGAGGCTGAGAGCCTCAACATCTCCAAGCTGATGGCTAAGGCAGAAGACCTGCGCCGGGCATTGGAGGAGGAGAAGGCCTACCTGAGCAGCAGGGCCCGGCCACGGCCCGGGGGACCAGCGCCGGGGCCCAGTGCAGGCCTGGGGCAGGTGCAGGGCCAGCTGGCCGGCATGTACCAGGGTGCGGACACCTTCATGCAGCAGCTGCTCAACAG GGTGGATGGCAAGGAACTGCCCCCCAAGAGCTGGCGGGAGCCCAAACCTGAGTATGGTGATTTCCAGCCAGTGTCCTCTGACCCCAAGAACCCCTGGCCGGCCTGTGGGCCCCGAAATGGCCTGGTGGGCCCTCTTCAGGGCTGTGGGAAACCTCCTGGGAAG CCAAGCAGCGAGCCGGGGAGGCGGGAAGAGATGCCCTCAGAGGACAGTCTGGCTGAGCCAGTGCCCACCTCACATTTCACAG cctgtggCTCTTTGACTCGAACTCTGGACAGTGGCATTGGGACCTTCCCGCCCCCAGACCATGGCAGCAGTGGGACCCCCA ATCCTTGTGAAGACCCTGGCCCTCCTGCTCCTGTCCAGCTGGCCAAGAACTGGACCTTCCCCAACGCGAGGGCAGCCAGCGGCTCCTCTGACCCTTTCCTATGCCCGCCCCGACAACTGGAGGGGCTGCCCAGGACCCCCATG gccctgcccgtGGACGTGGACGGAAAGCGGAGCCTGGAGCCCAGCCGCCCAGCCCCTGCGCCCCAGGGCCCAGCGTTTGGGGGTAGCCGCACCCCCAGCACATCGGACGTGGGCGAGGAAGGGAGAGTGGCCAGTGGGGGTCCCCCGGGGCTGGAGACCTCAGAGTCTCTCAGTGACTCACTGTATGACTCGCTGTCCTCCTGCGGGAGTCAGGGCTGA